In Desulfomicrobium apsheronum, the following proteins share a genomic window:
- a CDS encoding 4Fe-4S dicluster domain-containing protein has product MKDLHKLPAHTLKVCRGAAQCPHAVLGTDLTAELEDVLIRSGWPEFLAGMTRPIRHHHQFRMAVASCPNGCSQPHIADFGLIAFARIGLESERCSGCGHCVSICAEKALHLEDGIHLDRSRCLGCAACARVCPEKALQVDETGYRVLLGGKLGRHPRLAHELGFYSLPESLDVLRKVLSVFMDHHRSGLRLGDLVEKLGRKEFDKLVRP; this is encoded by the coding sequence ATGAAAGACCTGCACAAGCTCCCCGCTCATACGCTCAAAGTCTGCCGTGGCGCGGCCCAGTGCCCGCATGCGGTGCTGGGTACGGACCTGACCGCCGAACTCGAAGACGTGCTCATCCGTTCCGGCTGGCCTGAATTTCTGGCCGGCATGACCCGCCCCATCCGTCATCACCATCAGTTCAGAATGGCCGTGGCCTCCTGTCCCAACGGCTGCTCCCAGCCGCATATCGCGGATTTCGGGCTCATCGCCTTTGCCCGCATCGGCCTTGAGTCCGAGCGGTGTTCGGGTTGCGGGCACTGTGTCTCGATCTGCGCGGAGAAGGCCCTGCATCTGGAGGACGGCATCCACCTGGATCGTTCGCGCTGCCTGGGGTGCGCGGCCTGTGCGCGGGTCTGCCCCGAAAAAGCCCTGCAAGTGGATGAGACCGGATATCGCGTGCTCCTCGGCGGCAAGCTCGGACGCCATCCGCGCCTGGCGCATGAGCTGGGTTTTTATAGCCTACCCGAATCTCTTGATGTCCTACGCAAGGTCTTGAGCGTGTTCATGGACCACCACCGATCCGGTCTGCGCCTGGGGGATCTTGTCGAGAAGCTGGGCCGGAAGGAATTCGACAAACTGGTGCGGCCATGA
- a CDS encoding TlpA family protein disulfide reductase, with product MNFLKTSVLILLLALLPSTAMSQDIQKAGIHDFKNIIESSKGKVLIINFWATWCSPCVKEFPGLMNLRREFTEDDLTIVGISMDYGARPVENFVKLNKVNFPILIDDESIGSMLDIKSIPRTLIYNRAGEQILDHLGFISEESFRHIVERLLQKP from the coding sequence ATGAATTTCCTGAAGACTTCCGTCCTGATTCTGCTGCTCGCCCTCCTGCCTTCCACCGCCATGTCCCAGGACATCCAGAAAGCCGGAATCCATGATTTCAAAAACATCATTGAATCAAGCAAGGGCAAGGTTCTGATCATAAATTTCTGGGCGACCTGGTGTTCCCCTTGCGTCAAGGAATTTCCAGGGCTCATGAACCTGCGACGGGAATTCACGGAGGACGACCTGACCATCGTCGGCATCTCCATGGATTACGGAGCGCGGCCGGTGGAAAATTTCGTCAAACTGAACAAGGTCAATTTCCCGATCCTCATCGACGACGAATCCATAGGCTCCATGCTCGACATCAAGTCCATCCCCCGCACCCTGATCTACAACCGCGCCGGAGAACAGATCCTCGATCATTTGGGATTCATTTCCGAGGAAAGCTTTCGCCACATTGTCGAGCGATTACTGCAAAAGCCATGA
- a CDS encoding glutamate synthase-related protein → MSANTAISPSQLSIKDLPWQIEWNKDRCTLCGQCCAVCPMQSLELGTFRKRSIKVPAGFKNKPENEHTIYYGIRQRTAPHQACVGCGTCSMVCPNDAILPMHSDEKDKLRYHVNLGGQPRTRGGRRNDNNSLLDQIKFIRISMLTDPALDSGRHEFDLRTLIGRIQNPMEGLATIKEHGWAPPVREIYPLMIGSMSFGALSPNMWEGLQMGVAYLNEELGMPVRMCTGEGGCPPRLLRSRFLKYVILQIASGYFGWDEIIHAIPQMKEDPCAIEIKYGQGAKPGDGGLLMWHKVNKLIAAIRGVPTGVSLPSPPTHQTQYSIEESVAKMIQSMSMAWGFRVPVYPKISATTTTNAVLNNLCRNPYAAGLAVDGEDGGTGAAYNVSMNHMGSPIASNIRDAYLTLCKLGKQNEVPLIAGGGIGKNGNLAANAASLIMLGASAVQIGKYAMQAAAGCVGSESDRCNVCNIGVCPKGITSQDPRVYRRLDPEKVAERLVELYVSFDMEMKKIFAPLGRSTSLPIGMSDALGIADKDAADRLAIKYVV, encoded by the coding sequence ATGTCGGCAAACACAGCCATTAGCCCTTCCCAACTGAGCATCAAGGATCTGCCCTGGCAGATCGAGTGGAACAAGGACCGCTGCACCCTGTGCGGTCAGTGCTGCGCGGTGTGCCCCATGCAGTCCCTGGAGCTCGGCACCTTCCGCAAGCGCAGCATCAAGGTCCCGGCCGGGTTCAAGAACAAGCCCGAGAACGAGCACACCATCTATTACGGCATCCGCCAGCGCACGGCCCCGCACCAGGCCTGCGTGGGCTGCGGAACGTGCAGCATGGTCTGTCCCAACGACGCCATCCTACCCATGCACTCCGATGAAAAGGACAAGCTGCGCTACCACGTCAATCTCGGCGGCCAGCCCCGAACCCGTGGCGGCCGACGCAACGACAACAATTCGCTGCTGGACCAGATCAAGTTCATCCGCATCTCCATGCTGACCGACCCGGCCCTTGATTCGGGCCGTCATGAATTCGACCTGCGCACCCTGATCGGCCGCATCCAGAATCCCATGGAAGGACTGGCCACCATCAAGGAACACGGCTGGGCCCCGCCCGTGCGCGAGATCTACCCGCTCATGATCGGCAGCATGTCTTTCGGAGCCCTCTCGCCCAACATGTGGGAAGGCCTGCAGATGGGCGTCGCCTACCTGAACGAGGAGCTGGGCATGCCCGTGCGCATGTGCACTGGCGAGGGCGGATGTCCGCCGCGCCTGCTCAGATCGCGTTTTCTCAAATATGTCATTCTGCAGATCGCATCGGGCTACTTCGGCTGGGACGAGATCATCCACGCCATCCCGCAGATGAAGGAAGATCCCTGCGCCATCGAGATCAAGTACGGCCAGGGCGCCAAGCCCGGCGACGGCGGGCTACTCATGTGGCACAAGGTCAACAAGCTCATCGCGGCCATCCGCGGCGTGCCCACCGGCGTCAGCCTGCCCAGCCCCCCGACGCATCAGACCCAGTATTCCATCGAGGAATCCGTGGCCAAGATGATTCAGTCCATGTCCATGGCCTGGGGATTCCGGGTGCCGGTCTATCCCAAGATCTCGGCCACGACCACGACCAACGCGGTCCTGAACAACCTCTGCCGCAACCCCTACGCGGCCGGATTGGCCGTTGACGGCGAGGACGGCGGCACGGGCGCGGCCTACAACGTGTCCATGAACCACATGGGCAGCCCCATCGCCTCCAACATCCGCGACGCCTACCTGACCCTGTGCAAGCTGGGCAAACAGAACGAGGTTCCGCTCATCGCCGGTGGCGGCATCGGCAAGAACGGCAATCTGGCGGCCAACGCGGCCTCGCTGATCATGCTCGGCGCCTCGGCCGTGCAGATCGGCAAGTACGCCATGCAGGCCGCCGCCGGATGCGTGGGCTCGGAGTCCGATCGCTGCAACGTGTGCAACATCGGCGTCTGCCCCAAGGGCATCACTTCCCAGGATCCGCGCGTGTACCGCAGGCTCGATCCGGAGAAGGTGGCCGAGAGGCTGGTCGAGCTCTACGTCAGCTTCGACATGGAAATGAAGAAGATCTTCGCCCCCCTGGGCAGGTCCACGTCTCTGCCCATCGGCATGTCCGATGCGCTGGGGATCGCCGACAAGGACGCGGCGGACAGACTGGCCATCAAATACGTGGTCTGA
- a CDS encoding HDOD domain-containing protein, whose amino-acid sequence MDTSFSHHGPDPGHSEKSASVPVEDRSLRVILQQIEALPSLPAVANTILGQVLTRDFEHSKLARIIETDPAMTVKVLEHANSATYVTRGQVAQVEQGLNRLGSKVVQTLMLSMLIKDSLIKGDKKSEAIQTAHWKHSLATAVFASLIAAKIAPALTGEAFGAGIMHDIGGIFLQLHLQEQYDQVMERMEELYEPVLTAEQEVFKTDHTAVGRWIAEKWKLPASMTDAIWLHHHSASALEAFKDNARLVAIVALANILAHSTLMDSPRVMTHEKQRQLGLQKMLGLGEKELQSILGAFAPAFAERAEPFELDGDQVGLFLSSLQKANQHLMRMSLDLEQANGRLEDAHRFTSMGSTVGLKMSKARTSDEVFESAAMCMHESVGVRGGFVYWVVPAERVMQGLIWNGNGNRRVISYSLDGDGLPALDGGATLPDNLKAILLTHHERHEGASLMDRELRLKQFFVVRGYCLFPLVGSDFTGEICILRSSERPPKMTPQEYMGYSQVSCVASASLDRVRLFDSLQVRADELSLALWKNQQINLQLLQTERLAAVGQLAAGAAHEINNPLAIISARTQLLESRENDEKKRRDLHQISEQIERISSILQSLMGFARPNAPQVTKLDINSLLLKIIGLVESIFQTHRIPIVQKLTPDLPLILADANQLEQVFLNLVINAQHAMEKEGGVLTVSSAFLPDGKRISISVKDTGTGISPENLSRIFDPFFSTKSEGKGTGLGLSTAYGIVTNHYGEIKVVSAPGEGAEMIVILPVSTPVTKPEKPVVRQATECAMPTPALGHRILVVDDEQHIRDILSETLREAGYVVETAPNGEEGVLKLRSASFDLILLDIRMPIHSGLDVLKLLRRNGGAPPVMIITGLASSDELDEALRLGAAKCIRKPFHLKTLLSDISGILHSGCPTNN is encoded by the coding sequence GTGGATACCTCTTTTTCCCATCACGGGCCCGATCCCGGGCATTCAGAGAAAAGCGCTTCCGTACCCGTAGAGGACCGTTCCCTGCGCGTAATCCTGCAACAGATCGAGGCGCTCCCTTCGCTTCCTGCCGTCGCCAACACCATCCTCGGGCAGGTCCTGACCCGGGATTTCGAGCATTCAAAGCTGGCTCGCATCATCGAGACAGATCCCGCCATGACCGTGAAGGTTCTTGAGCACGCCAACAGCGCAACCTACGTCACTCGCGGACAGGTGGCGCAGGTGGAACAAGGGCTCAATCGCCTGGGCAGCAAGGTGGTTCAGACGCTCATGCTCTCCATGCTCATCAAGGATTCCCTGATCAAGGGCGACAAGAAGTCCGAAGCGATCCAGACCGCGCACTGGAAGCACAGCCTGGCCACGGCCGTCTTTGCCTCCCTCATCGCGGCCAAGATTGCCCCCGCCCTGACTGGCGAGGCTTTTGGCGCGGGCATCATGCACGATATCGGCGGCATCTTCCTGCAGCTGCATCTTCAGGAGCAGTACGATCAGGTCATGGAACGCATGGAGGAACTTTACGAGCCCGTCCTCACGGCGGAGCAGGAGGTCTTCAAGACGGATCACACTGCGGTGGGGCGCTGGATCGCCGAAAAATGGAAGCTTCCGGCGTCCATGACCGATGCCATTTGGCTGCACCACCATTCGGCCTCGGCCCTGGAAGCCTTCAAGGACAACGCACGTCTGGTGGCCATCGTGGCCCTGGCCAACATTCTGGCGCATTCGACTCTCATGGACTCCCCGCGGGTCATGACCCACGAAAAGCAGCGCCAGCTCGGCCTGCAGAAAATGCTCGGTCTCGGCGAAAAGGAGTTGCAGTCGATTCTGGGTGCCTTTGCCCCGGCTTTTGCCGAGAGAGCCGAGCCTTTCGAGCTCGACGGCGATCAGGTCGGTCTTTTTCTTTCTTCCCTGCAAAAGGCCAACCAGCATCTCATGCGCATGAGCCTGGATCTGGAGCAGGCCAACGGCCGCTTGGAGGACGCCCACCGCTTTACGAGCATGGGCTCCACGGTGGGCCTCAAGATGAGCAAGGCCAGGACTTCGGACGAAGTTTTCGAATCGGCGGCCATGTGCATGCATGAGAGCGTCGGTGTGCGGGGCGGCTTCGTGTACTGGGTCGTCCCTGCCGAGCGCGTCATGCAGGGCCTGATCTGGAACGGCAACGGCAACCGACGTGTCATTTCCTATTCCCTGGACGGTGACGGCCTGCCGGCGCTCGATGGCGGAGCCACGCTGCCGGACAACCTGAAGGCCATTTTGCTGACGCATCACGAACGCCACGAAGGCGCGTCTCTCATGGATCGGGAACTGCGGCTCAAGCAGTTTTTCGTGGTGCGGGGATATTGCCTCTTTCCCCTGGTGGGCAGCGATTTCACCGGCGAAATTTGCATTTTGCGCTCCAGCGAACGGCCCCCGAAGATGACTCCCCAGGAATACATGGGCTATTCCCAGGTCTCCTGCGTGGCTTCGGCCTCGCTTGATCGGGTGCGGCTCTTCGACAGCCTGCAGGTTCGCGCCGACGAGCTGTCCCTGGCCCTCTGGAAGAACCAGCAGATCAACCTGCAGCTGCTCCAGACCGAGCGACTGGCGGCGGTCGGTCAGCTCGCGGCAGGCGCGGCCCATGAGATAAACAATCCGCTGGCTATCATTTCGGCCCGCACCCAGCTGCTGGAAAGCCGTGAAAACGACGAGAAGAAGCGCAGGGACCTGCATCAGATCTCCGAGCAGATCGAGCGCATCTCATCCATCCTGCAGAGCCTCATGGGTTTTGCCAGACCCAACGCGCCCCAGGTCACCAAGCTGGACATAAACTCGCTGCTGCTCAAAATCATCGGCCTTGTGGAATCGATCTTCCAAACGCATCGCATTCCCATCGTTCAGAAACTCACACCGGATCTGCCGCTCATCCTGGCCGATGCCAACCAACTGGAGCAGGTTTTTCTGAATCTGGTCATAAATGCCCAGCACGCAATGGAAAAAGAGGGCGGGGTGTTGACCGTCAGCTCGGCCTTCCTGCCCGACGGCAAGCGTATCAGCATCTCCGTCAAGGACACGGGCACGGGCATTTCGCCCGAGAATCTTTCACGCATCTTCGATCCCTTCTTTTCCACCAAGTCCGAAGGCAAGGGCACTGGACTCGGGCTTTCCACGGCTTACGGTATCGTCACCAACCACTACGGCGAGATCAAGGTGGTCAGCGCTCCAGGAGAGGGCGCGGAGATGATTGTCATCCTGCCGGTCTCCACGCCGGTGACCAAGCCCGAAAAGCCTGTCGTGCGCCAGGCGACCGAGTGCGCCATGCCGACTCCGGCGCTTGGGCACAGGATCCTGGTCGTCGATGACGAGCAGCATATTCGCGACATCCTCTCCGAGACCCTGCGCGAAGCTGGTTATGTGGTCGAAACGGCACCCAACGGCGAGGAGGGCGTGCTCAAACTGCGCTCCGCTTCCTTCGATCTGATTCTGCTCGACATCCGCATGCCCATCCATTCCGGACTCGACGTGCTCAAGCTTTTGCGTCGCAACGGCGGCGCTCCGCCCGTAATGATCATCACGGGCCTGGCATCTTCCGACGAGCTGGATGAAGCCTTGCGCCTGGGAGCGGCCAAGTGTATACGCAAGCCCTTTCATTTGAAGACCTTGTTGTCCGATATCTCCGGCATCTTGCATTCGGGCTGCCCCACGAACAATTAA
- a CDS encoding SlyX family protein, producing the protein MEDIEIKYIYLQKTVDDLNAVVIEQQKEIRELRATLVLLGKKLQDLSSMEPFDPDEKPPHY; encoded by the coding sequence ATGGAAGATATTGAAATAAAGTATATATATTTGCAAAAAACGGTTGATGATCTGAATGCGGTTGTCATAGAACAACAAAAGGAAATTCGGGAACTGAGGGCCACGCTCGTGCTTTTGGGCAAAAAGCTCCAGGACCTATCGTCCATGGAGCCCTTCGATCCCGATGAAAAACCACCTCACTACTGA
- a CDS encoding glutamate synthase, giving the protein MCRLFALTSSEPVSPMDAIRALDVMREGHDGSGVGLYLSDLGGPFESMKGCPILSGIFTDAGVERLDAFMGAKGFTLKHDLALTPKGPMPTWTPRRDRYIVRTYDIPAAWNDLSEEEKGLGYLKTRLELKHMGLADESITVFSFWPDTVMIKEIGDPLQVGEYLSLDRPEIMSRLILAQGRQNTNYAINLYACHPFFVEGISTMTNGENTAFIPIRDYLAAQGIPGYEGYNSDSEVFTHILHYTIKKLGLPFEAYKHIITPLKDHEMSAHPDKEFLSKLKQICRRLIIDGPNCVIGCLPDRSMFMVQDSKKLRPGVVGGRPGLYAFSSEICGLDLAIPDRDKSQDFQPMHLDSAIVGPDRQEIKVCRQTQPLALPN; this is encoded by the coding sequence ATGTGTCGATTGTTTGCGCTGACCAGCAGCGAACCCGTCTCCCCCATGGATGCCATCCGGGCCTTGGATGTCATGCGCGAGGGGCACGACGGATCAGGAGTCGGCCTTTATTTGTCGGATCTGGGCGGCCCGTTCGAGTCCATGAAGGGTTGCCCCATCCTGTCGGGAATCTTCACCGACGCCGGTGTCGAACGTCTGGACGCCTTCATGGGCGCCAAGGGGTTCACCCTGAAGCACGACCTCGCCCTCACGCCAAAGGGCCCCATGCCCACATGGACGCCCAGGCGTGACCGCTACATCGTGCGGACCTATGACATCCCCGCCGCCTGGAATGACCTGAGCGAAGAGGAAAAGGGCCTCGGGTACCTGAAAACCCGTCTTGAACTCAAGCACATGGGTCTGGCCGACGAAAGCATCACCGTCTTCTCCTTCTGGCCGGACACGGTCATGATCAAGGAAATAGGGGATCCGTTGCAGGTCGGCGAGTATCTGAGCCTGGACCGGCCCGAGATAATGAGCCGCCTCATCCTGGCCCAGGGTCGCCAGAACACGAACTACGCCATCAATCTCTACGCCTGCCACCCCTTCTTCGTCGAAGGGATCAGCACCATGACCAATGGCGAAAACACGGCCTTCATCCCCATCCGCGACTACCTCGCCGCCCAGGGAATTCCCGGCTATGAAGGTTACAACTCCGATTCGGAAGTTTTCACCCACATCCTGCACTACACGATCAAGAAGCTGGGCCTGCCCTTTGAAGCCTACAAGCACATCATCACGCCCCTCAAGGACCACGAGATGAGTGCCCATCCGGACAAGGAATTCCTGTCCAAGCTGAAGCAGATCTGCCGCCGACTCATCATCGACGGCCCCAACTGCGTCATCGGCTGCCTGCCGGACAGGTCCATGTTCATGGTCCAGGACAGCAAGAAGCTGCGCCCCGGCGTGGTCGGAGGTCGTCCCGGCCTCTACGCGTTCTCCTCGGAGATCTGCGGCCTGGACCTGGCCATCCCCGATCGCGACAAGTCCCAGGATTTTCAACCCATGCATCTTGATTCGGCCATTGTCGGCCCGGACCGCCAGGAGATCAAAGTATGTCGGCAAACACAGCCATTAGCCCTTCCCAACTGA
- a CDS encoding DUF1992 domain-containing protein, whose amino-acid sequence MNILAELAERAIQEAQQRGEFDDLSGQGQPLPETNDPFMPETLRMAYKMLKNAGYVPREVQSQREIRSLIECLERETDEALKMRQIQKVQLFIAKARIEHGGLLQEENENYFQKVVARVTLNKA is encoded by the coding sequence ATGAACATTCTCGCCGAACTGGCTGAAAGGGCGATCCAGGAGGCCCAGCAGCGCGGCGAATTCGATGATTTGAGCGGCCAGGGCCAGCCCCTGCCCGAGACAAACGACCCCTTCATGCCCGAAACGCTGCGCATGGCCTACAAGATGCTGAAAAATGCCGGTTACGTACCCCGGGAAGTTCAGTCCCAAAGGGAAATCCGGTCGCTCATCGAGTGCCTTGAGCGGGAAACGGACGAAGCTTTGAAAATGCGCCAGATACAAAAGGTCCAGCTCTTCATCGCCAAGGCCAGGATCGAGCATGGCGGCCTACTGCAGGAAGAAAACGAAAACTATTTCCAAAAAGTCGTGGCTCGCGTCACGCTCAATAAAGCCTGA
- a CDS encoding 4Fe-4S binding protein, translated as MTSMALLTRVLIVLCSLTTAAHFLRFGTLWEAAPALFPALAAFFPRLLPRPLLILAALGGALLWANQGVELAAWRMNFGLPWMRLALILGAVCLAHLGVMALMIGRAGKKLFGPMGGTDAVKTATALLVGGTLILAQNKAPMTLLLGDRFFPGSGIFWICLFAVHGSLVSGWLLSDRKGRTRGRIWTLFSAVFFAQLLLGLAGWSIFLMTGKLHLPVPALILAGPLFRGEGFFMPILLGVSLLLVGPAWCSHLCYIGAWDDRLARLGPAKPAPLPSWAPCLRAGLLVATIVMPLVLRALDISWPWALGLAAIFGLVGIMIMALASRSSGTMVHCTAYCPIGLVNNLIGRMLPWRVSIGSGCTQCGACSTACRYNALTTIDLAKGRPGLTCSLCGDCLPRCPHGHLGYSFPGLTRARARQVFVTLVASLHVVFLAVARI; from the coding sequence ATGACCTCCATGGCCCTGCTGACACGAGTCCTCATCGTGTTATGCAGCCTGACCACGGCCGCGCACTTCCTGCGTTTCGGCACCCTCTGGGAGGCGGCTCCGGCTCTTTTCCCGGCCCTGGCCGCCTTTTTTCCGCGTCTCTTGCCCAGACCGCTGCTCATTCTGGCCGCCCTAGGCGGCGCGCTGCTGTGGGCGAACCAGGGCGTCGAGCTGGCTGCGTGGCGAATGAATTTCGGCCTGCCGTGGATGCGCCTCGCCCTGATCCTGGGCGCGGTCTGCCTGGCCCATCTGGGCGTCATGGCGCTCATGATCGGCCGCGCCGGGAAGAAACTCTTCGGACCCATGGGCGGCACCGACGCGGTCAAGACCGCCACCGCCCTGCTGGTGGGCGGCACCCTCATTCTGGCCCAGAACAAGGCGCCCATGACCCTGCTCCTTGGAGATCGCTTTTTCCCCGGTTCCGGGATTTTCTGGATCTGCCTTTTTGCCGTCCACGGGTCACTGGTCAGCGGCTGGCTGCTGAGCGACCGCAAAGGCAGGACGCGTGGCAGGATCTGGACCCTGTTTTCGGCCGTGTTCTTCGCCCAGCTCCTGCTCGGTCTGGCCGGTTGGAGCATTTTTCTGATGACCGGAAAACTGCACCTGCCCGTCCCGGCCCTGATCCTGGCCGGGCCGCTGTTCCGGGGTGAAGGGTTTTTCATGCCGATCCTGCTCGGTGTGTCCCTCCTGCTGGTGGGACCGGCCTGGTGCAGCCACCTGTGCTATATCGGCGCCTGGGATGACCGCCTGGCCCGCCTCGGTCCGGCAAAGCCCGCGCCCCTGCCCTCCTGGGCGCCGTGCCTGCGCGCCGGGCTGCTTGTCGCAACGATCGTCATGCCGCTTGTGTTGCGCGCCCTGGACATTTCCTGGCCCTGGGCGCTGGGTCTGGCCGCAATCTTCGGCCTGGTCGGGATCATGATCATGGCCCTGGCGTCGCGCAGCAGCGGAACCATGGTCCATTGCACGGCCTATTGCCCCATCGGCCTGGTCAACAACCTTATCGGACGCATGCTGCCCTGGCGCGTAAGCATCGGCAGCGGATGCACCCAGTGCGGTGCGTGCTCCACGGCCTGCCGCTACAACGCCCTGACGACCATCGATCTGGCAAAAGGGCGTCCAGGCCTGACCTGCTCCCTGTGCGGCGACTGCCTGCCCCGCTGTCCCCACGGGCATCTCGGATACAGCTTCCCGGGACTGACACGGGCGCGTGCACGCCAGGTCTTCGTGACCCTGGTGGCCAGCCTGCATGTGGTGTTTCTGGCGGTGGCCCGGATTTAG
- a CDS encoding helix-hairpin-helix domain-containing protein, with protein MNPAKVRRDHLQNLTDLPNIGPAMARDLRLLGFERPEQLVAQNPQALYERLCELTGARQDPCVLDVFVSVTRFMDGEEPRPWWFYTPERKQNPLSEK; from the coding sequence GTGAACCCAGCCAAAGTCAGGCGCGATCATCTCCAAAATCTGACCGACCTGCCCAACATCGGCCCGGCCATGGCCCGGGACCTGCGGCTGCTCGGCTTCGAGCGCCCTGAACAGCTTGTCGCCCAGAACCCGCAAGCCCTATACGAGCGCCTCTGTGAACTGACCGGGGCACGCCAGGACCCATGCGTGCTGGACGTCTTCGTGTCCGTGACCAGATTCATGGATGGGGAAGAGCCGAGGCCGTGGTGGTTTTACACGCCGGAGCGAAAGCAAAATCCGCTTTCCGAAAAATAA
- a CDS encoding pancreas/duodenum homeobox protein 1 — translation MTNADQIFTPASLDEIFPPSITDAFFEALFGDAEDGAYDIRLRFEGHGPEELRFAFHLQQRPGMCLACNLTYGLPQVFTRHPLLGVGKLAQNLADRINASMSSWALGATREISRSLHVIPFTIKVA, via the coding sequence ATGACCAATGCCGACCAGATTTTCACCCCGGCCAGCCTGGACGAGATATTTCCGCCCTCGATCACCGACGCTTTTTTCGAGGCGCTGTTCGGCGATGCCGAGGACGGAGCCTACGACATCAGGCTCAGATTCGAGGGACACGGCCCGGAAGAGCTGCGCTTTGCATTTCATCTCCAGCAGCGTCCGGGCATGTGTCTGGCCTGCAACCTGACTTACGGACTGCCGCAGGTTTTCACCCGGCATCCACTGCTTGGCGTGGGCAAGCTGGCTCAAAATCTGGCTGACCGCATCAACGCGAGCATGTCTTCCTGGGCGCTGGGCGCGACGCGCGAAATCTCCAGAAGCCTGCATGTCATCCCCTTTACCATCAAGGTCGCGTGA
- the aroL gene encoding shikimate kinase AroL yields MTNFIKKKVEIEDDAASMTFRPGQFKREPFSLQKKNIFLLGMRASGKTTVGTALAEVLKCPCVDTDAMVVAEAGQSINAIVAERGWDAFRALEEAALVKAAALPGKVVSTGGGIVLSQANRDLMYRSGVSFYLAADAGLLIARMLRDPNVAQRPALTPLALHDEVAAVMSEREALYMAGMDHMLQAHRSVEELVDDVLVALGLKEWDYSEKERVLDRY; encoded by the coding sequence ATGACCAATTTCATCAAGAAAAAAGTGGAAATCGAGGACGACGCGGCCAGCATGACCTTCCGGCCGGGACAGTTCAAGCGTGAACCTTTTTCCCTGCAAAAGAAAAATATTTTCCTGCTGGGCATGCGCGCCAGCGGCAAGACCACCGTGGGCACGGCGCTGGCCGAGGTCCTCAAGTGCCCTTGCGTCGACACTGACGCCATGGTCGTGGCCGAGGCCGGGCAGAGCATCAATGCCATCGTGGCCGAGCGGGGCTGGGATGCCTTTCGCGCCCTGGAAGAGGCGGCCCTGGTCAAGGCGGCGGCGCTTCCGGGCAAGGTCGTCTCCACGGGCGGCGGCATTGTCCTCTCACAGGCCAATCGAGACCTCATGTACCGCTCAGGGGTCAGCTTCTATCTGGCGGCCGACGCGGGGCTGCTCATCGCCAGAATGCTGCGCGATCCCAACGTCGCCCAGCGCCCGGCCCTGACTCCATTGGCCCTGCACGACGAGGTCGCGGCGGTCATGAGCGAACGCGAAGCCCTCTACATGGCTGGCATGGACCACATGCTCCAGGCCCACAGGAGCGTCGAGGAACTGGTCGATGACGTGCTCGTGGCCCTGGGGCTCAAGGAGTGGGACTATTCCGAGAAAGAGCGGGTTCTGGATCGGTATTAG